The proteins below come from a single Chryseobacterium bernardetii genomic window:
- a CDS encoding BT_3928 family protein has protein sequence MIKGLLRFIIAVIFILSGFVKAVDLVGFSFKMEEYFSPAVFNMPFFEKFALLFSIIVVVLELFLGFMLLLKMKLKFTLSALIALCVFFGFLTFYSAYFNVVTDCGCFGDAIKFTPWQSFFKDVALLAGLILLFVLYRKDFRKTDEYGSSRKESTGKFKYILFAVFSLGMIYIMAQGIMHEPIIDFRDYKIGTDIKGEKDKINKNPSEYKTFYSLKNQKTGEVLKVNQDDYIKETKYWAEGSPWKIEEGKNESVLVKEGYKSEIVKFKIEDPTGMELTEEIIKAPKAILVFSYHPKEVSADLLQKVEAKVNAQKGALIYGVSTDQNTFKTIKNAMMDGTAIKTIARSNPFVLILQNGKIVDKQPAKDYIN, from the coding sequence ATGATCAAAGGTTTATTACGCTTTATTATCGCGGTTATTTTTATCCTTTCAGGTTTTGTAAAAGCTGTGGATCTCGTAGGATTCTCCTTTAAAATGGAGGAATATTTTTCACCTGCTGTTTTCAATATGCCGTTTTTTGAAAAATTTGCCCTGCTGTTTTCAATTATTGTTGTTGTGCTGGAACTTTTCTTAGGATTTATGCTGCTGCTGAAAATGAAGCTTAAATTTACCTTATCAGCTTTAATTGCGCTTTGTGTGTTCTTTGGTTTCCTTACCTTCTATTCCGCCTATTTTAATGTGGTTACAGATTGCGGATGCTTCGGAGATGCTATTAAATTTACACCCTGGCAGAGTTTCTTTAAAGATGTGGCTCTTCTTGCAGGCCTTATTCTTCTGTTTGTCCTTTACAGAAAAGATTTCCGTAAAACGGATGAGTACGGCAGTAGCAGAAAAGAATCTACAGGAAAATTCAAATACATTCTTTTTGCTGTGTTTTCTTTGGGAATGATCTACATTATGGCACAGGGAATTATGCATGAACCGATCATCGATTTCCGTGATTACAAAATCGGGACAGACATTAAAGGAGAGAAAGACAAAATAAATAAAAACCCATCAGAATATAAGACTTTTTATTCCTTAAAAAATCAAAAGACCGGTGAAGTTTTAAAGGTAAATCAGGACGATTACATCAAGGAGACAAAATATTGGGCAGAGGGTTCTCCCTGGAAAATTGAAGAAGGAAAAAATGAATCTGTACTTGTAAAAGAAGGATATAAATCTGAGATTGTAAAATTCAAGATTGAAGATCCTACAGGAATGGAACTTACAGAGGAAATCATCAAAGCACCAAAAGCTATTTTAGTATTCTCTTACCATCCGAAAGAGGTTTCTGCTGATCTTCTTCAAAAAGTAGAAGCAAAAGTAAATGCTCAGAAAGGAGCGCTTATCTACGGGGTTTCAACAGACCAGAATACTTTTAAAACTATCAAAAATGCTATGATGGATGGTACTGCCATTAAAACTATTGCAAGAAGTAATCCTTTTGTACTAATTCTTCAAAACGGAAAAATCGTAGACAAGCAGCCTGCAAAGGACTATATCAACTAA
- the ilvE gene encoding branched-chain-amino-acid transaminase yields MYYNDDTVIYFDGNFMKAKDAGTNLYGQSLHYGYSVFEGIKSYSTAHGTRIFKAKEHYERLKRSAELMHIPFGYSVDQLTELTYELLERNGFTDAYIRPLVTCSPNMSLSKGKESYLSLLAWEWNNGYLADKMKIMTSGFQRPNPKAFKVEAKVGGHYVNSILACQEAKDKGYDEALVLDENGYVAESSGANVFYEKDGTLFTPAKGSILPGITRQTVFEICSELNIPVKETFFKPEEMRGADAAFFCGTAAEIVALDSLDDVPFTKQWEDTASEKVQKAYLKLVRVLSL; encoded by the coding sequence ATGTATTACAACGACGACACGGTCATCTATTTTGATGGAAACTTCATGAAAGCTAAAGACGCAGGAACCAACCTTTACGGGCAATCCCTTCACTACGGATATTCAGTTTTTGAAGGAATCAAATCTTACAGCACAGCCCATGGAACGAGGATTTTTAAAGCTAAAGAACATTATGAAAGATTGAAAAGATCTGCAGAGCTGATGCATATTCCTTTCGGATATTCAGTAGATCAGCTTACAGAGCTTACTTATGAGTTATTGGAACGGAACGGTTTTACAGATGCTTATATCCGCCCTTTGGTAACCTGTTCTCCCAATATGTCTCTTTCAAAAGGTAAAGAATCTTATTTATCCCTCTTAGCCTGGGAATGGAATAACGGGTATCTGGCAGATAAAATGAAGATCATGACCTCAGGATTTCAGCGTCCCAACCCGAAAGCCTTCAAAGTAGAAGCCAAAGTGGGCGGACATTATGTGAACTCTATTCTGGCTTGTCAGGAGGCAAAAGATAAAGGGTATGATGAGGCCTTGGTGCTGGATGAAAACGGATATGTGGCAGAAAGTTCAGGAGCCAATGTGTTTTACGAAAAAGACGGAACATTATTTACCCCTGCAAAAGGAAGCATTCTTCCCGGAATTACCCGCCAGACTGTTTTTGAAATATGCAGTGAACTGAATATCCCGGTTAAAGAAACCTTTTTCAAACCTGAGGAAATGAGAGGCGCAGATGCAGCTTTTTTCTGTGGGACGGCCGCTGAAATCGTTGCACTGGATTCCTTGGACGATGTTCCTTTCACAAAGCAATGGGAAGATACAGCAAGTGAAAAAGTACAAAAGGCTTATTTAAAATTAGTGAGAGTTCTGTCATTGTAA
- a CDS encoding DUF6058 family natural product biosynthesis protein, whose protein sequence is MDQNFNYINEHYITEDELCNITNINKDELAVLIQNQLVPQHSYTVSRTIRITSPLNDEFENEITEKYFSKNCISLIKKNKDLKDIHQYKEEFKGNFIQHLINHPHKNFAYDGMLKTSFPEQEKLDEIFESEWAAYCNGIYGICTLHSTEEEIVKKEIAVKKLIHFNTQLSDKKLTDDESEELIKLSEEFNEVAQKFAPYQRKSSSRGKYLDKILEENNLDYLVKKY, encoded by the coding sequence ATGGACCAAAATTTCAATTATATTAATGAACATTATATTACAGAAGATGAATTATGTAATATAACAAATATCAACAAGGATGAATTGGCTGTACTTATTCAAAATCAATTAGTTCCGCAGCACTCTTATACGGTTTCCCGGACTATTAGAATAACTTCACCTCTTAACGATGAATTTGAAAATGAGATTACAGAGAAATATTTCAGTAAAAACTGTATTTCATTGATTAAAAAGAATAAAGATTTAAAAGATATTCATCAATACAAGGAAGAGTTTAAAGGAAATTTCATCCAACATCTGATCAACCATCCTCATAAAAACTTTGCTTATGATGGTATGCTCAAAACCTCTTTTCCGGAACAGGAAAAACTAGATGAAATATTTGAAAGTGAATGGGCCGCCTATTGTAACGGGATATATGGGATTTGTACATTGCATTCTACGGAAGAGGAAATTGTAAAAAAGGAAATTGCAGTAAAAAAACTGATTCATTTCAACACCCAACTATCTGATAAAAAACTTACCGATGATGAATCAGAAGAACTGATAAAGCTGAGTGAAGAGTTTAACGAAGTAGCTCAAAAATTCGCTCCTTATCAAAGAAAATCAAGCAGCAGAGGAAAATATCTTGATAAAATTTTAGAAGAAAATAACTTAGACTATCTAGTAAAAAAATATTAA
- the folP gene encoding dihydropteroate synthase, which yields MHSNSQTLKLSNSQTYSINCNGRLVQLDTPKIMGILNLTPDSFSDGGKFNDEKLALAHAEKLLKEGAEILDIGPQSTRPNAEFLSSEEEIKRIGNIISKVKKEFPEALISLDTFYAETVRFGFNEGIDMINDISGGQYDEKMFDTAAETGLPYILMHVNPSYETMHDKIKFEDITLQVNRYFSKKTNELLQRGIKDIILDPGFGFGKTVEDQMKMINEVEYLGFGKFPLLIGISRKSFIYKPLGKSPLDINEETQKLHMKVLEQGAKILRVHDVAEAKETLNLFTQKIKNVKKNL from the coding sequence ATGCACTCAAATTCTCAAACTCTCAAACTCTCAAACTCTCAAACCTATTCCATCAACTGCAACGGCAGGCTGGTACAGCTGGATACTCCAAAAATCATGGGAATTCTCAATCTTACCCCGGATTCTTTTTCAGATGGCGGAAAATTTAATGATGAAAAACTGGCATTGGCACATGCTGAAAAACTGCTGAAAGAGGGAGCGGAAATTCTTGATATCGGTCCGCAGTCTACCCGTCCCAATGCTGAATTTTTAAGCAGTGAAGAAGAGATCAAAAGAATTGGAAATATCATTTCTAAGGTCAAGAAAGAATTTCCAGAAGCATTGATTTCTCTGGATACTTTCTATGCAGAAACCGTAAGATTCGGATTCAACGAAGGAATAGATATGATAAATGACATTTCAGGAGGACAATATGATGAAAAAATGTTTGATACAGCAGCAGAAACCGGACTGCCATACATTTTAATGCATGTGAATCCATCCTATGAAACCATGCATGATAAGATTAAGTTTGAAGATATTACTCTGCAGGTGAACCGGTATTTTTCTAAAAAGACCAATGAACTGCTCCAAAGGGGGATAAAAGATATCATTCTGGACCCTGGTTTTGGCTTTGGAAAAACAGTGGAAGATCAGATGAAGATGATCAATGAGGTTGAATATCTCGGTTTTGGAAAATTTCCTTTGCTGATAGGGATCTCAAGGAAGTCATTTATCTATAAACCGCTGGGGAAATCCCCGCTTGATATCAATGAAGAAACACAGAAATTACATATGAAAGTTCTGGAACAGGGAGCTAAAATTTTGAGGGTTCATGATGTGGCTGAAGCAAAGGAAACCCTGAACCTTTTTACACAAAAAATAAAAAATGTTAAAAAAAACTTGTAG
- the ilvD gene encoding dihydroxy-acid dehydratase has translation MLNKYSKTFTQNSEQPAAKAMLYGIGFTEEDMHKAQIGIASMGYDGNTCNMHLNDLAKVVKEGTWQHGLAGLIFNTIGVSDGMSNGTDGMRYSLVSRDVIADSIEAICGAQYYDGLIALPGCDKNMPGTIIAMGRLNRPSLMVYGGTIAPGCYKGETLNIVSAFEALGKKIAGEISEEDFDGVVKNSCPGAGACGGMYTANTMASAIEALGMSLPYSSSNPALSKEKQNECLEAGKYMKILLEKDIKPSDIMTREAFENALRLIVVLGGSTNAVLHFIAMAKSVGVSLTQDDFQKMSDCTPVLADLKPSGKYLMQDLHEHGGTPAVMKYLLEQGLLHGDCLTVTGKTLAENLENVPSLDFNTQKIIKPLSNPVKPTGHLRILYGNLAEKGSVAKITGKEGERFVGKARVFDGEKNLIKGIEDGTVQHGDVIVIRNEGPKGAPGMPEMLKPTSALIGAGLGSSVALITDGRFSGGTHGFVVGHITPEAHEGGLIAFVEDNDLIEIDAVNNTIQLKVSDDEIEKRKQGWQKPALKVKKGLLYKYALTVSSAAEGCVTDEI, from the coding sequence ATGTTAAATAAATATTCAAAAACATTCACGCAAAACAGTGAACAGCCGGCCGCAAAGGCAATGCTGTACGGGATTGGTTTTACAGAAGAAGATATGCACAAGGCACAGATCGGAATTGCAAGTATGGGATACGATGGAAATACCTGTAACATGCACCTCAACGATCTTGCCAAAGTTGTTAAAGAAGGAACATGGCAGCATGGATTGGCAGGGCTGATCTTTAATACCATTGGAGTAAGTGACGGAATGAGCAACGGAACGGATGGGATGCGCTATTCACTGGTAAGCCGGGACGTGATTGCAGACAGTATTGAAGCCATTTGTGGAGCCCAGTATTATGACGGACTCATTGCTTTACCCGGTTGTGATAAAAATATGCCGGGAACCATCATCGCCATGGGGAGACTGAACAGGCCTTCTTTGATGGTGTATGGCGGAACCATTGCCCCCGGATGTTACAAGGGAGAAACTTTGAATATTGTTTCTGCTTTCGAAGCTTTGGGTAAGAAAATCGCAGGAGAGATTTCAGAAGAGGATTTTGATGGAGTAGTCAAAAATTCCTGTCCCGGAGCTGGTGCCTGTGGAGGAATGTATACTGCAAACACAATGGCATCTGCAATTGAAGCATTAGGAATGAGCCTTCCGTATTCCTCATCCAATCCTGCATTAAGCAAAGAAAAACAAAATGAATGTCTTGAAGCAGGAAAATACATGAAGATCCTCCTTGAAAAAGATATTAAACCTTCAGATATCATGACAAGAGAAGCATTTGAAAATGCACTCCGTTTGATTGTTGTATTAGGAGGAAGCACCAATGCAGTTCTTCATTTTATAGCAATGGCCAAAAGCGTTGGAGTATCTCTTACTCAGGATGATTTTCAAAAAATGAGCGATTGCACCCCTGTTCTGGCAGATCTTAAACCAAGCGGGAAATATCTGATGCAGGATTTACATGAACATGGCGGTACACCTGCTGTAATGAAATACCTGTTGGAGCAGGGATTATTACACGGAGACTGTTTAACGGTAACCGGAAAAACATTAGCTGAAAATTTAGAAAATGTTCCATCATTGGATTTCAATACCCAGAAGATCATAAAGCCATTATCAAATCCGGTAAAACCTACGGGACATTTGAGAATCCTGTACGGAAACCTTGCAGAAAAAGGAAGTGTTGCCAAGATAACCGGTAAAGAAGGAGAACGGTTTGTAGGAAAAGCCCGTGTATTTGACGGCGAAAAAAATCTCATCAAGGGAATTGAAGATGGAACCGTACAGCATGGAGATGTAATTGTGATCCGTAATGAGGGACCAAAAGGAGCTCCCGGAATGCCGGAAATGCTGAAACCTACGAGCGCCCTAATTGGTGCAGGATTGGGAAGCAGTGTTGCCTTAATTACAGATGGCAGATTCAGTGGGGGAACCCATGGGTTTGTAGTGGGGCACATTACCCCCGAAGCTCATGAAGGCGGACTGATCGCCTTTGTAGAAGATAATGACCTGATTGAAATTGATGCTGTAAACAATACTATACAGCTCAAAGTTTCAGACGATGAGATTGAAAAAAGAAAGCAAGGCTGGCAAAAACCTGCTTTAAAAGTGAAGAAAGGATTGCTTTATAAATATGCATTAACTGTATCATCCGCCGCTGAAGGCTGTGTAACGGATGAAATTTAA
- the ilvB gene encoding biosynthetic-type acetolactate synthase large subunit, whose amino-acid sequence MKNLNQSTATELSGSRIILEAFLKEGVKTVFGYPGGAIIPIYDALYDYKNQLEHILVRHEQAAVHAAQGLARVSGKVGVVMATSGPGATNLVTGLADALLDNTPLVCITGQVFDHLLGTDAFQEIDVMNITSPVTKWNYQVTDANELPEVLAKAFYIAKSGRPGPVLVDITKNAQLQKVTYKGYFPCHSLRSYKPDPVPSLESIEQAAELINKAERPFIIAGQGIMLGKAEKEFLELAEKSGIPVAWTVLGMGVLPTDHPQAVGMVGMHGNYGPNILTNQCDVLMAVGMRFDDRVTGRLDQYAKQAKIIHFDIDRSEINKNVKADVPVLGNCKETLPILTGLIQKREHLEWRQRFKDCLEVESINLINDELFPDEEEITMGEVIRCLNEMTKGEAVIVTDVGQHQMVTCRYSNFRHSRTNITSGGLGTMGFCLPAAIGAAYGERNLPVIAVMGDGGAQMNIQELGTVMQYHPEVKILILNNSYLGMVRQWQELFHEERYSSVDIQSPEFVQVASGYHIPGKKVSQREDLKEALEEMLTHKGAFLLEVMTGKKHNVFPMIPQGKSVSEIVLNHKS is encoded by the coding sequence ATGAAGAATTTAAATCAATCAACAGCTACAGAACTGAGCGGAAGCCGCATTATCCTTGAAGCTTTTCTTAAGGAAGGTGTGAAAACGGTTTTTGGCTATCCCGGTGGTGCTATCATTCCCATTTATGATGCCCTTTATGATTACAAAAATCAGCTGGAACATATCCTTGTCCGCCATGAGCAGGCAGCTGTACATGCTGCGCAGGGATTGGCCAGGGTTTCCGGGAAAGTAGGAGTGGTTATGGCTACAAGTGGTCCGGGAGCCACTAATCTGGTGACAGGATTAGCAGACGCTTTACTGGATAATACCCCATTAGTTTGCATTACCGGGCAGGTATTTGACCATCTTTTAGGAACAGACGCTTTTCAGGAAATAGATGTTATGAATATCACAAGTCCCGTTACCAAATGGAATTATCAGGTTACAGATGCCAATGAGCTTCCTGAAGTTCTTGCTAAAGCATTTTATATTGCAAAGTCAGGGCGTCCTGGGCCTGTTCTCGTTGATATTACAAAAAATGCCCAGCTGCAGAAAGTTACATACAAAGGATATTTCCCTTGTCATTCTTTAAGAAGCTACAAACCGGATCCTGTTCCATCACTGGAAAGTATCGAACAGGCTGCAGAGCTTATTAACAAGGCAGAACGGCCGTTCATTATTGCCGGGCAGGGAATTATGCTTGGTAAAGCAGAGAAAGAATTTCTGGAATTGGCTGAAAAATCAGGAATTCCGGTAGCATGGACTGTTTTGGGAATGGGAGTTCTCCCTACAGATCATCCACAGGCTGTAGGAATGGTAGGAATGCACGGAAATTATGGGCCTAATATTCTCACTAATCAATGTGATGTACTGATGGCTGTAGGAATGCGATTTGATGACCGTGTGACCGGAAGGTTGGATCAATATGCGAAACAGGCAAAGATTATTCATTTTGATATTGACCGATCTGAAATCAATAAAAATGTAAAAGCAGATGTTCCGGTTCTTGGAAACTGTAAAGAAACCTTACCGATTCTTACCGGATTAATTCAGAAAAGAGAACATCTGGAATGGCGTCAAAGGTTTAAAGATTGCCTTGAAGTAGAAAGTATCAACCTTATTAATGATGAACTGTTTCCGGATGAAGAAGAGATCACAATGGGAGAGGTTATCAGATGTCTTAATGAAATGACAAAAGGAGAAGCTGTGATTGTGACGGATGTTGGACAACATCAGATGGTAACCTGCAGGTATTCTAACTTTAGGCATTCTCGGACCAATATTACCAGTGGCGGATTGGGAACAATGGGCTTCTGCCTCCCCGCTGCAATAGGAGCGGCTTATGGAGAACGTAATCTGCCTGTTATTGCAGTAATGGGAGATGGAGGAGCTCAGATGAACATTCAAGAGCTGGGAACAGTGATGCAGTATCATCCCGAGGTTAAAATTTTAATCCTGAATAACAGCTATCTGGGAATGGTAAGGCAGTGGCAGGAACTTTTTCATGAAGAAAGATATTCTTCTGTGGACATTCAAAGCCCGGAGTTTGTACAGGTGGCAAGCGGATATCATATTCCGGGAAAAAAAGTTAGTCAGAGAGAAGATT
- a CDS encoding DUF1599 domain-containing protein, translated as MSKTSVQFEKVISQCRDLFSKKLQDYGPAWRVLRPSSITDQIYIKVNRIRTLQMTDVKMVDESEEDEFIAIVNYSIIGLIQLEKGLSNDFNENKEEILSLYDKYSHEAQSLMERKNHDYGEAWRDMRISSITDLIYQKVLRTKQIEDNQGKTIVSEGLDANYFDMLNYAVFCLIKFSEQKTQFEPKTI; from the coding sequence ATGTCAAAAACATCAGTACAGTTCGAGAAAGTTATCAGTCAGTGCCGTGATCTTTTCAGTAAAAAGTTACAGGATTACGGGCCTGCGTGGAGGGTTTTAAGGCCAAGTTCCATTACGGATCAGATTTATATCAAAGTTAACAGAATCCGTACGCTGCAAATGACTGATGTAAAAATGGTGGATGAAAGTGAGGAAGATGAATTTATCGCAATTGTCAACTATTCTATCATTGGGCTTATTCAGCTTGAAAAAGGGCTTTCCAATGATTTTAATGAAAATAAGGAAGAAATTTTAAGTCTGTATGACAAATATTCCCATGAAGCACAGTCTTTAATGGAAAGAAAAAACCATGATTATGGGGAAGCATGGAGAGACATGAGAATTTCTTCGATTACAGATTTAATCTATCAGAAAGTATTAAGAACCAAGCAGATTGAGGATAATCAGGGAAAGACCATTGTATCTGAAGGACTTGATGCCAACTATTTCGATATGCTGAATTATGCTGTTTTCTGCCTGATTAAATTCTCTGAACAAAAGACTCAATTCGAACCCAAAACTATTTAA
- a CDS encoding TerB family tellurite resistance protein codes for MQKSNKSIAGYHLLMILSSVDGEFAPEEGMLVQQYLADEFPFRMNLDNELETLALLQPEEWKDHFEFHARCFHEDSTEDERVKFVQFAKSLIKADNKVTEEEHTFYVLLKNLWGL; via the coding sequence ATGCAAAAATCAAATAAATCTATCGCCGGTTACCACTTATTAATGATCCTTTCTTCTGTAGACGGAGAGTTTGCTCCTGAAGAAGGAATGCTGGTACAGCAATATCTGGCAGATGAATTTCCGTTCAGAATGAATCTTGACAATGAACTTGAGACACTGGCTCTTTTACAGCCTGAAGAATGGAAAGACCACTTTGAATTCCATGCAAGATGCTTCCATGAGGATTCTACAGAGGATGAGCGCGTAAAATTTGTTCAGTTTGCCAAGTCTCTCATTAAAGCAGACAATAAGGTAACTGAAGAAGAGCACACCTTCTATGTTC